A single window of Nicotiana tomentosiformis chromosome 1, ASM39032v3, whole genome shotgun sequence DNA harbors:
- the LOC104119008 gene encoding 21 kDa protein-like, protein MAKLVFSLILLLIISTFVVEGAIVPTFIESQCRRTRYPDLCERSLANHVNPTSQDPQDIAQVALKVSIVKAVYTKIYLRKVSNELKQNKAGEYQAVEDCLDQMSDSVFQLTNSFKELQRMKSADAEGDFVWCQSNVQTWLSTVLTDTYICMDGFSGYGMGGKVMATIKARVLNVAQVTSNTLALFNGFAAWHKANSNGGSYGKNEP, encoded by the coding sequence ATGGCAAAACTTGTCTTTTCCCTTATTTTACTTCTCATCATCTCTACCTTTGTTGTTGAGGGTGCTATTGTGCCTACATTTATAGAGTCACAGTGTAGGCGCACTCGTTATCCAGATCTATGTGAGAGATCTCTAGCAAACCATGTAAATCCAACATCACAAGATCCACAAGATATAGCTCAAGTTGCTTTGAAAGTGAGCATAGTTAAGGCAGTATATACAAAAATCTACTTGAGAAAAGTGTCCAATGAACTCAAACAAAACAAGGCCGGGGAATATCAAGCAGTGGAAGATTGTTTAGATCAAATGTCCGATAGTGTTTTTCAGCTCACAAACTCATTCAAAGAGCTTCAACGTATGAAGAGTGCAGATGCAGAAGGAGATTTTGTATGGTGTCAGAGCAATGTTCAAACTTGGCTTAGTACAGTCTTGACTGATACATATATTTGCATGGATGGGTTTTCTGGTTATGGCATGGGTGGTAAGGTGATGGCTACAATTAAAGCTAGGGTTCTAAATGTTGCTCAAGTTACTAGCAATACTTTAGCTTTGTTTAATGGATTTGCAGCTTGGCATAAGGCTAATTCTAATGGTGGTAGCTATGGGAAAAATGAGCCTTAA